Sequence from the Amaranthus tricolor cultivar Red isolate AtriRed21 chromosome 1, ASM2621246v1, whole genome shotgun sequence genome:
ATTGTACATCAAAAAGTATTTTAGTTAAATTGTGAAAAACTCATTTTAATCATAAGTTTAAACTAATACTATAAAAGAGTAATAATATTCGTCTATGGATGTAATTCTTTGCTCAAAATGctactatatattatatcacGTAGATCTAAATGATTATCACAACGTTTGGTATACCGATGCATGTTAAAGAAAACTAATTTGTAATCTCTTTGTccttataaaataatatcatttcaCACAAAAACTCTCACATTTTTAATCAAATGGTGCAATCTCATATAAATAGAATTAGTTACTATAACTAGGAATAGTCGATGCCTTCCTAGTAAAGTGATATGTTCATCAATGGagtaaaaattaagtttttcgGAGGCAGAGCAAATATCaacaaattctttaaaaatcttgtataatttcaaaaattatgatatattCTAACAACTTGATATCTCAAGATACTTAACATATACTACACAATTCGATATTAAGGCCCCTAATTTTTAGAGACCCTTTACATTTGAACATGTTCAGAACTTTCAATTCTCTTTTATCTTTCCTGTTCATGTGGATGGTTTATATGCATAGGGAAGTTATACTTCATTAGTTTTGCATGGAAGTACGTCAATGGACATGTGAGTAGTAACTATATAGAATGTTGAacctcttttaattttaacaacatTCTATCTATTTTacctcttttaattttaacaaagAGCTAAAAAATCGGGTAATATGAGTTAGTAGAGGGGTGATTGAAAATAAGAGAATACAAAGAATTAAAAGATGGGTcatattcaaaaatcaaattaaggtAAATTTATTTAGATGGATTTTTCAACGGAAAACAACATATTGAGTGGATAGAAGGCCGAGTAACTCACTTTACAACCTCATTTGCTAGAaacaacatttttattattactatagcGAACAAAGATTAGGTTGTGACTCGCATTATACATCTGACCTTTTAAATTTCGCTGTAGAGTAATTATTTAATGACTTGTAATAAAGGAAGTATGTGTTGTTTAGTAGTCAAACAATTTTGTAAACTACAttctttaatctttaatagCCTTATGTTAAACTTAGTATTATGTTCAATTTTTTGTATTCCTCTCCTAAaattatatcatattatattatttaaaataatctataatattatattaaatatatctttttctttataatttgttACGCTATTGTAGGATTTTAAAAAGGTAGAAAATCTAAATTTATAATGTAATAAATTGAAAGAGACACAATTAGTATTAACAGACTAGAATTctcacataaaaataaatttaatccaattctttaaaatcaatataacatactattaatataattaattaaaaaacaaggaATTAAGGAAGAAAAACTCACTAATTCCAGGGCAACCAAAGAGGTTTTCAACAGCAACAACAAAATCAGAATATTGTTGGTAGCAACTCACTTCAATTTTCCTAAGAAAAGGCACACCATCCATACTTATCTTAATTAACCTTTTAGAAGCTTCCATACAATCCTTCTCACTTCCAATGCTCTTCCTTCTGTAGGAGCATACCGGCGGCCACCCTACCGCCGCCGTCTTATTGCTTCCAACAGACATTTTCTCGGTGGCGCTTCCACCTCCGCCGTCATCGCCGCCGCCTATCTCAGAAAACATCCTTTTCTTATCATTTTTCACTTCCCCTTGATCATCTCTTAAAGGGTTTGTTGTCCTTCCACCAGGAAGACCTAGCCTTAGTTCAGTGATCTCGAGTTCGAATCCCGGTTTCATCATTgttttttgtgtatttttgtTATGGTTGTAGAAAGTTTTTTGGGTATGATTTAAGGAATGAGTttatgaaaatggaaaaaagcTAGTTTTATACAAAGAAGAGAAGGAGGGAAAACATGGAATTATCAAGGACAGGTCAAAGAGTGGGAAATGGTCGGTCACATGAGAGGCAAAAGTAGGTCATCTTTTGTGTtagaaattatttatataattagttaaGTTTTTTGGACATAAGAAAGTCCAAAATATTGTGATCAATCAAAGTCGAATATGACACGACTTCACTTAAATACTTATGACTATTAGCAGAAACAATTAGAATCGacctaaatatttatatatttatctagatgtttatatatttatctagatatttatatatttatatttaagaatCAAATTTAAATCGATCTAAAAAAAATGTACTCAAATTTATTTCGAGCTTCCCAATTAAACGACTAGATGAAGTACTACTAAAAGTTAATTAGAGATGCTTGGGGTGCAAAAAAGATAGACGGCTAGCTAAGGTATTGATGTTTTGGTTATTTTGGTGGGAGTTTTAATTATGGGCATTTTGATATGGTGGATGGAAACATTGCATGTGCGTTTTTGCCTTATTGTGGGAAGAAGTAGGGTATATTTTCACTTGTCGTGGACATCCGTGATGTATTCGTGTCAATATAAATTGTATACGTATGATGCATCTTTTCatagtattttgtttattatattttaaattattagtattatataATTTGGTATGTctttctaaaattaaaaattcaatgAAGTAATAAGATTCACTAGATCCCATTTTGTATGCATTTACTATGAGTTTTAAGACTACCATttatctattatttatttttttatattaagggATGGTTGAGGGAAATAGACAACGTGTAAATCGCTCTCAAAACTTGTTTATGAAGAATGATGATACTTGCTAAAActcaaacaaaattaaacattaTCCATCTAAATTGTTTcatttgaaacaaagaaaaacaataaattttaCACCCATTAGGCTTTGAAATtgtatttaatgttttttctaattaaataaatcataaataaataaatatatattaaaaactttctacattttaatttatttttattgcatTGAACATTGTCAATTCACTTATACAACCTATCAAAAATATGTTGTGATTAAT
This genomic interval carries:
- the LOC130826881 gene encoding auxin-induced protein IAA6-like isoform X2, which encodes MMKPGFELEITELRLGLPGGRTTNPLRDDQGEVKNDKKRMFSEIGGGDDGGGGSATEKMSVGSNKTAAVGWPPVCSYRRKSIGSEKDCMEASKRLIKISMDGVPFLRKIEVSCYQQYSDFVVAVENLFGCPGIKALEDADNCEYVPIYEDKDGDWLLVGDVPWNMFVESCKRLRIMKRADAKGFGLQSKKQCHG
- the LOC130826881 gene encoding auxin-induced protein IAA6-like isoform X1 — encoded protein: MMKPGFELEITELRLGLPGGRTTNPLRDDQGEVKNDKKRMFSEIGGGDDGGGGSATEKMSVGSNKTAAVGWPPVCSYRRKSIGSEKDCMEASKRLIKISMDGVPFLRKIEVSCYQQYSDFVVAVENLFGCPGIIEALEDADNCEYVPIYEDKDGDWLLVGDVPWNMFVESCKRLRIMKRADAKGFGLQSKKQCHG